In the Primulina eburnea isolate SZY01 chromosome 15, ASM2296580v1, whole genome shotgun sequence genome, GCCTTGGACACTACCATTTTAGGTAATATAATCATCGTTTTCTTCGTAATTGACCACTCTTATATGCTTATTATTTGTTTGCTTAGTCCATTTCGGTATTTGAGCTTGAAGTTTGAATATACTCAATTGTTGTTGTGGCTGTGTTGTTCACTTTGCTGTGTTTTAAAACATATCTAGCGAAGTAGAATCTCTTTCGATTTCATTGTACTTGTTTACTTATTAACATTATTGTATAGATATGCTTCAAATGTCCAACATCTTTTATTGTTGTCTTTGGTGTTCATTTCCATCTAAAATAACTGTGTTCTCGATTACTGTAGTTTATTTTTCCTTTGACGTTTTGAGGTTTTAGATTAGATGTGCATTTTTTGGTTGACCAAGGTTCTAAAATTCGCTAGCAGACCCGCGCCTAGGCCAAATAGGCGGGGCAAGGACTTGATGCGGATTTCACGGTATCTACATAATAAATCACATATTATACCTCCAACACGATAACTTATGCGTTCAAAATTACATAACTAATAGAATATCGCAAATCACTTCTTCTTCTCCATAATTTTCAACAACTTGTTCGTAATTGGACACATACTCAATATCATTGTTGTGattcttttcttcttcttcggACTTAAATCATCACCGTGAAGTTCTGTCACTCTAGATTGCTGACGGTGATAAATTTTGGTGTGTTACGGCACACCAACAAATTGCATTTCTTATTGAACTTTGGTTTAGAACCtataaaaaaataacatttcattttttaaattgggcttttaatttaaattaaaattcaaaaataaaagctcagaacagaaaaaaaaacataaaagccCTAATCGGCCGTGGCGGTTAGGACGCATAGGCCGATTGGTCACCGCCCAAGGCCACGGACTATCATTTTTTGGGTGCGCGGTGCCTAGCGCCTAGGTCGAATTTAGAACATTGCATTTCTTGGTACCCTGTTAAACTTAAAAGATTAATGACCCCTTTGTAGAATCCTCAGTGACTTCTGGTATCCAAGAATTATCCCATTTACAGGCTTCAAAATTAGTTAATGCAAGAATTGTAGACAATGGTCGTGTATAGTTGAGGACTTAAATATTGTCAAGAGCTTTAAAATATTGGGATTAGACCAAAACAAGCCATCGGAAGAATCTAGATACAGAGGCAGGAAAAAAAATGAAGGGGGTAGAGCACTGTGTGAATCATCTGTCATTTTGTTGTTTTACTGTGGTCATTAGCTTAGGATAGGGAAAAGAGGGTGAGTCTCTTTGTACGGAGGATTTCCTCTGGGAACTATATTTCAGCATATGATATTAAATTTTAGCTATGTCCTTTATTTTGTTGATTATGGTTGATAAATTGAAAGAAACTTGTGGCTGTAACTAACAATCATTTCTAAGTTAAATTTCTGCTCCACCATTCTTCTTTGCAGGAACGGGGATAGATACGCTGGAGAATACTTCGCTGATAAAATGCATGGGTTCGGGGTTTATTTCTTTGCGAATGGCCACCGTTATGAAGGTGCTTGGCATGAGGGTAGAAGACAGGGGCTCGGATTGTACacattcaggaatggagaaaCTCAATCAGGCCATTGGCAAAATGGAATTCTTGATGTGCCTAGCACTCAGAGCAGCATCTCTCCTGTGTCTCCTGTTGCTGTTAACCACTCGAGAGTGCTTAACGTTGTTCAGGTAAATTTTTCATGCTCCACTGCCATTCTCCGATGTTATTTATCAGCTTAATCCAATTTTTGTGTGGTAGATAAGGTGGTGTTGGGCATTGATCTTATCATGGATTGTTAAACGGAAATTCTAGGGTGTGTTTCCCATCTTCTAGGATGTTTACCAAGTTTTCATTAACCTTTCAGGAGGCTCGACGAGCAGCGGAGAAAGCTTATGAGGTGGCCAAGGTAGACGAGAGAGTTAACCGAGCGGTATCAGCAGCTAATCTGGCAGCCAATGCTGCCAGAGTTGCAGCAGTAAAAGCCGTGCAAAAACGAATGCATCATAGAAGCAATAGCGATGAAATACCAGTTCCTGTAGCTTATAACTTTTTAACTGACGACCAACTCAATCATTAGCACCGGTGATGAATTTTAGGCGAAAAATCGTTGCAGGATATGACTCTAACGGTATTTGTTACACCTTCAAGTTTACTACTTTTCTTGATCAAACATACGATGGTTTCTTGACTAAACCTGAGTTTTCGAGAAACCAGCGGGGGGAGGAGAGAGATTTCTCTCCCAAGTCGtttgaagaaattttttttgctTAATTTTTGTAAAGTTTAAATAGGTATGGAATTAAGTGATGGTATACAGGGGAATTCCTACTCCATCCAGTCAGGTCTTGTATTTGTAGTAATGTTTTGCGTACACTGAGAAAATCAAGAAATATATGTATGTTATTAATCAAGTTGTTCtgttttatgtttttgcatGTCTCGAGTAATTCTTTTTCTTTGACTTGAAGAATGTTGCGTTTGACTTCAATCCAGTTTTGATACAGTATTTTTCGATATTGAATTTGATAAAAATGTCATATTCTGCTGATTCATTCAGCAAACATTTGGATAAACACTAATAGGCTTTACTTGTACGATACGGTTTCACGAGTTATAGTTTGTgtgacagatcttttatttgggtcatccatgaaaaaatattattttttatgctaagagtattattttttattgtgaatatcggtaggattgattgGTCTTAttgataaagattcatgagactgtTTCGCAAGAGACCTACTCACACTAATAATGTTTTCAATAACAACAGATGACAATGCTTAGGGTAAGATTTGAAATACAAGAAAGCAtaactattttttttatctgTAAAATTTCAGCAGAATACAAAATATAGCTGTGATGTTGAATTTCATATTTATTGATTAATGAAGCCAAaactaatttgtttttttttcccaaTCTTATCTTCCAACTCAACAATGAAACCAGGATCCGACAAATGGGTGTTGACGCATGTGCAAATGTCATTTTTTTCAACACATGAGGATATTCACCTCTCTCTAACAtatgttaataataaaataataaaacttcaTTAATGACTTCTGAGGGAAAATTACcgggaaaatttatttttatatcagAAAACTCTTACCgactatttttcaaattttttaaatgatagaattttgtgaatttgatatttttttatccTAGTAATTCACATATTTGCAAATAGAATTTCATGGATTTCGGTATACTTTTTACCAGATTTTTATACCACATTAgtaattttattttgatttcaaaatattgtaaaaaatagtaaattaacattttagAAAGTATTTAAATCTCAATAAGCGAAAAAAGAAAATATCTTAAGGTGAAAATAGAGAATTAACTTGTGTATATGTAGAGATacattttggaaaaaaaaaaaggtgaTAAATGCGATGAGATGAGAGAGGTAAGAGAGCTACACTATGTGTTTGGGTGTGAGttgaaagttttaaaaatccattcaatTTTTGGATTAAATACAACTTTTGACATTCTACTGTTGTATTTTAAGCTTTAATGTTTGTACATTAATGAATTTCATGAAGTTATTAAAAATGTAACGACATTTTAATAACATCTaaacttttgtaaattttttaaaaattaattttgaataCCACTTGAATTTTAAAACTCTACAAAATTATATATTGAATACCACTTATTGAGTGTAATAATTGTTCATGTTGTGTAGAACAATCGAAACATGAAGTTTAAGATGTtatacgatttaaaatatttgaattacaCTGTTACCATTAAATATAGCCAAAAATTTGTCAAATGTGAGCACACAAATGCTTATGGAGAAAAATACGAACAGTTTTCCCGGAAATTGGGATCACAGAAGTTCAAGTTGGATGGCTTTGCTGCTCAACATACACCATTTAGTTTGTGTGACAGgatcataaataaaaaaaaataacatagaTATTTTTTAAGCCACATTATCATAAAATTTAAGAAAGTTAAAATTTCATCGTTCTCACCAAACAATACTTCAAAATAACAGTTGTCGACAAAATCTTGCTTTATTACCTTTCGGGTCTGGATAAATTGACAGAGAAAAGTCAAAATCAGACTCATAGTTCCGATAGAAATCTCAATCTATGAAAGATTATTTCACAATAGATTGTCTCACCATTTATCTGAAAGCAACAATTCTCCCATGTGTCAACAatcaaacacgattaaaatcgtCTTTCAGCTTTTCAAAACACCGAAACATACAATATGTTAATTTAATAACGAAATGCgcttttattttagttttagcATCTGAATCCATCTCAAAAGATAGAGATCAATAGATATTAGAAAGTGAAAAGTATGTATACATCTCATGTGACAAAATGGGAAATGCACAATGAGAAATGAACAGTAGATCTCGAAAAAGGAAATATTATGGAAGAGTACATATATCACAACTATGGAGTCAAAACACTTCAATTAGGGATGGAAATGTGAAATAGGAAaacaatggcaagacaatctatcTCACTAATTTAACTCTCAGTCTGCTCCCTCAGTCTTCGGATGGTACTCCGAACTGTCACAGCACTAGCAGTGCTGCAAGATACATGATATACATAGAAGTAAGAAAACGATACATGACTATGAAGTAATTCATACATGATGGAGATGTGAAAGATTATTACTTCAATGTGTAGGCACCGCCTGCTTTCACTTTGCCACAGTCCTTGCATCCCCAAATGCCAACAGCTTTTCTTTTCACTGCATACTGTAACAGAACTATCACACTCAGCACACCCATAATCGACCAAGATCGTGCTACAAATAAGTTATGGTCAGAAACTGAATTCTCCTTGCATACCTTCCCACAGAATTCGCAAAAATACTTGCTGTGCTGACTAACTTCCATCTTCTTAATCTGCTTTCTCAAACTAGCACCATAACGGGTGCCTGAAATGTTTTAAATTCGACATAAAAATGCAGTAGGTGTACCAGAATAAGTTAAATCTTGAGTTTACCACTAAGAATTCAAAAACTAGCACCCGGTGAATGGCTAAAAATCGAAAATGAAGAAGCACTGGATCACTAAAAAGACTGCACGCACTACCATTAGATTCATCATTCAGATCTACAAGTTCATGAAATACACCTTTTTGCAACATTAAGGTCACAATGTATTCATAACAGAAGTTAACGCATCACCGCCTTCCTTCAAAGCAACAAGCCACGAGCATGGACCAACAATTACTATCCCGAGATGAAATCAAAATTGATTTGACATATTAGAAAAACAATCTTCCAGTTATGAAATGGAACAATATTTGGCTGTGCAAATAAATAGACCACAAAAAATTCAACTTTCATATCTACCCGTTTAATGAAAAAACATCAAACACAATTTTCATGGTGGTAAGGAATCAACGACAGAAGTTAACTCATCATCTTCACCTCTCTAATAACATGCTAAGGGCAAAAAACTAGACAACCCAATATACACAAGAATACAATGAAAGGATAGAAAACAAAGTGAGAAATAAAGCAGTCATGGAAATACAACTGACCGTATTTCCCAACAATGCCAACCTTCTTGGTTCTCTTGGCCTGCACgaagaaaataacaaaaatgaATACACAGCTAACTGATGTACATGGGAGATGTTTGGTAGGGCTTCTTTGTTTTTTTCCCAAGGTAAACTTTTTAAGGTACCTTTTGGTCGTGTGTTTGGTTTTACATTGGAAAACTAGTAAAGTGTTACAAGTATCGTAATTGTGTTTGTGCGGTGATTCTTTCTTTAATTCTTTGcgatgcaaaagaataaaatcATAGTGTGACAGAATTAGTTCTGAAAGCAAATTATATTAATGTTGAAAATTGATTAAACAAGATGTATACTACGATCCTGAAGACAAATGACCAATGCCCACGTAAAAGGTAAGTTTGCTATTAACATAtgcaaaaataaagaaaaaagtaTAGAAAGGCaccaaaataaaaatcaataaattttcAAGTACTGGATGAAAGGTCCGATCAAGTTGCCCGGAAAAGAAAAATGTACACATGGTTATAAACAAGGATCTAATTAAGAAATGTCACCCTTACTCAATGAGAAGCAGATTGCAATTTAGTGCATCAACCAAATTTTTACGAAGCTATAAACCAGATAGTCAACCCACATTACAATAATAAAAGGACACTGCTTCAAAATGAAGTttaatttagaagaaaatgatgCCAACCAGCAGAATTAGAAATCATTTCTAACTAAAAACAGCACACAAAATATACTAATTCCTATTATTAGTATACAATATAAAAAAACGAAATTTTACAAAGATCTACCGCTAATTATCCACCTAGCTTAAATTTAAACACTCATATTTCTACAGATACAAAAAGAACAGTCAAACGCTTCACAAGAACTATCATGATATTAACAACCTGATGTACCTTTGAacacaagaaaaaataaaaatcaacattcTAACAGCAAGCACGTAAGTGCAGCATGAGAGGATTGAAAGAGATCACCTCCCAATATTCGAAAACACGAAAATCACTGCGATACAGATTATGCGTTCGTGTGAGAAAGAGAGAGCGAGAGGGAGTACCATTGGAGCGGAGATGGAGCTGCTGCAGAACAAGATACCCTAGTGACGAAATGTAGATTGCTTCCTTGATATAGTAATTCACTCCAAATAGTTGGCCCattatttgatattattttgaAAGCCCAGTCGGCTCTGGGCTTAAGAAGCCCAATCCATATTTCAAAATAAGTTACAACCGGATAAACATATGAATtttgattataattttattatttataaaaatgatcggaaattttaaattcatattttttataattatatcataattttaaaagATATCATCTAAGTAGTCGTGATTGTGCATACGATGGCGGCGGCAGTGGTGGCGGTGGCGGTGGCGCAGTCGTATGTCACCGATGAAATTTGAAACTCTGAAAAGTAAAATTCATGCACACAAAATCATGTATGTATTTACATTCAGTAGTTTTATTTCGACATTTTAATATTAAGCTTTTTATTTAGGCCAACCCAATTAATTTATAGGCTCAAATTTGCTAACAATATTCATTTTTTAGAGGAATAAGATTCGATTTTTTTActtcaaaaatatattaattaattttcttATGATTAATTATAAAAGGAGAAAAAATGGCTCAAACTCTGGGTTTAATCAAATTGAACCGCTAGTTCCATCTGGTTCGGTGAATTTATTACTTCATCAAGTCCGGCTTCAATTCGGAAAGTTTTAAAATCATCTTATATGTTATTGCTTGACTTGAATTTTATAAGAaattaagaatatatatttacaaaaatataaTACTTAGACAAAAAAGTTATATTTTGTAGTAAAATTCATGAACGGCCCATTGTCCCAAGGTGTTTGGGCTTAAACAAACAACCTATGCAATCGACGTCTAGGCGCTAGGAGGTAGATAGATAATCATCCGCCTACCatttactttttttaaaatactgaTTTACATGTCACcaatatatatttgaatgaatatcaaatgaaaatattattcgattaatttgaaattcatctagattaaaataaaaatattatattaacatATAAGATGTTAATTTAAGTCTTATatttctaaataaaaatatatatttaaaaatcatgaatttaaaatatatcgACCCCAACACAAAATAATTTCTGAAGTAGTTGGCAAATCCTTGgcgacaattattatttttaagacaaaaatttatgtgagacgaatatctatttgagtcattcatgaaaaagtattacattttatgctataattattattttttattatgaatatggatatggttgacccgtggataaagatctgtgagacagtctcagACCTACTCTGTTTTTAAAGGGTTGACATCTCAGCTGTATCCATTTCCGTTGTCATATCAACTTTTCCGTTGTCCTGCTGTAAAAGGCGATcattaaaaaaagaaagaaaaatgtgtcaaaaatgtaattttatacaatttaattAATGCGAAAGCGATCCAAAATCCACCTAAACCTCTCCGCGTTGTGTGTCTCTGGATTTTGAGTTTTGACCATTCTTCGTCCTGTCCAAGCCGGTGATCATTAGAAGTTAGAACCCTCCTACTGCCGTCACCGCTATGTTCATGTTAGTGAATTGCTCCAACTGTCGTACTCCATTGCAGCTGCCGCCCGGCGGCGCCCGATCCATCCGCTGTGCCATTTGTCAGGCTGTTACGCAGATCGGCGACCATCGGAACGCTCCACCACCACAACATCATGCGCCTATGATGCAAGGACCACCGCCTCCTCCCTCTCCTTACAACCACGCGCCTCCGAACCCCCCGCCGAATCCTCACGGCCGTAAAAAAGCTGTGATCGTCGGCATATCGTACAGGTTCTCACGCCACGAGCTGAAGGGATGCTTAAATGATGCTAAGTGCATGAAATATCTCTTGATCAATAAGTTCCAGTTTCCAGAAGCTTCGATTCTCATGCTCACTGGTAAATCAAGAAAGATTGAAAAGAATCCGCATCTTTTTTGCTGTTTTTTCTCCTTTTGTATGCATTTGGCTATTTGTGTTTTTCTTTTCTCGAGAAGTTTTGGAATTGGCACAAAGATGGTTAGTGCTTTGGTAAAACTTGAAGGGcgatattttatttcttttcccTGGAATCGGATGCTTTATGCTCTGGATACTTAATGAGTGCTGGGGGAATTTGCGATGCAAACATAGTTAGGGTTAAAAATCCTGTTAGCCAGTTATGCATTTCAATAAGGGGCCTACAAATGTTAAACTGCTATTTGTGTAGTGTGTAGAAGGTTTTTGTGCTACATTGTTGGAATTCTTCCATCGATAGACCAGTGGGATACTCTGATAATGCTAAGTTGATGCTCTGTAGTGTTGTGAGTACTGAAATGTTATTCTTTAATTTTGGTATTGAGGAACTATTTCTTTCCGTACTGTGAAATTAGTTAGAAGAATGAAGGTGTTTTCATGAGTATGAGGGGATTATACTTTGATAGCTTCAGGAAAACAGAGTTATCAATTGGTTTTAAGTTACTGTCCTTGTGGCCACAAGTACTGTGAAGTGGATACTTTTTCTTTGCTTTGATTGCTTACACCatgttttatatttaaaaaggtTTTAGTCATTAAAAGTCATGAAATTGGGGAAGTTGTACAATTTTCTATCATGGCATGTTTAATCCAAATGCAGAAGAAGAAAGAGACCCGTACAGAATTCCAACAAAGCAAAATATGCGAATGGCATTGTATTGGCTTGTACAAGGATGTCAACCTGGAGATTCTTTGGTGTTTCATTATTCTGGCCATGGTTCAAGGCAAAGGAACTACAACGGGGATGAAGTTGATGGATATGATGAAACCTTGTGTCCTCTTGACTTTGAAACACAGGGTATGATTGTAGATGACGAGATTAATGCATCTATTGTGAGACCTCTACCTCACGGGGTTAAGCTTCATGCGATAATAGATGCTTGTCATAGCGGAACAGTTCTTGACTTACCGTTTCTATGCCGGATGAATAGGTAGGCTTAAAGCACCTTTCATTTATATTTTCACGAGTAACATAATCCTGTCTTTTTATCATGTCTCATTAGAAGTAGGTGGTGGTAGTTTTTGGAATCACGACTGGTATCTCATAaaattatcaagaataaatggTGCCAAAGATGTTAGAGAAGTATGGTGCTTAAGTTGCGAATAATACTTCATGGAGCCGTGGGCTTTAATTTTCAAGCTATTATGTGGCCAAGCCCATTATTTCTCTAAATCAGGCTACTGACTCAGGAACCAATAAAGTGGGAAAACAAACTGCGGGCACTTGGTTTGTAGACCTGGAATGTTTTCTGTGTTTGATATAAATGAGATTTATGGAATTAGTTGACCGATTGAAAATGGAATTAGGTTGTTTCTTCAGTCACTTACACGATAGAGTGATGTTATATTCTTATTGATCTTATTTGGGTATCCATTAGTTACTCATGTCAATTGGGGTGCACTGTAGAGTAATCCATTCAGGAATCTGTTTTTTTGCATAAAACTGAAACTATAATGACCAGTATGTTTCTCGCTTTCACAAGTTAGTCGTCTAAGAGAAAGCAGGTTGTTAGAAAATACCAATCCCTTCTACCACTTAGGGTGATGGGGTTCTTTGATCAGTTTTACAGTCACCATCTCATTCCTATTTATGAATCATTTCTTGAAGAGTCGTTACCATGACACAAAGAGGAATTTTATTTGGTTTTTGATCAAAATGCAAGCAAATGGTGGGAAATATCTAGAATTTAAGAATTTTTGGAGGCTAATGTTTTCTTTGATTTGTAAACTGAGAGTTCTTGAAACTTTTCGAATACTTTCATGGTGGCATTTAATCATGTAGACTAAAATTATAATGTTCGTCTTGCATGGTTCCAATTTAAATCGTCTCACATCTTTGAGAAGTGTTAGTTGCCCCACATCGGTGGTACTTAATACccgagagttgtatatatggtcttggacaatcctcccccattgagctagcttttggggttgagttaggtccaagttccaatcttaacatggtatcagagctcaagttccaccgttatatgttggaccacccgt is a window encoding:
- the LOC140815057 gene encoding large ribosomal subunit protein eL43 gives rise to the protein MAKRTKKVGIVGKYGTRYGASLRKQIKKMEVSQHSKYFCEFCGKYAVKRKAVGIWGCKDCGKVKAGGAYTLNTASAVTVRSTIRRLREQTES
- the LOC140814399 gene encoding metacaspase-1-like, encoding MFMLVNCSNCRTPLQLPPGGARSIRCAICQAVTQIGDHRNAPPPQHHAPMMQGPPPPPSPYNHAPPNPPPNPHGRKKAVIVGISYRFSRHELKGCLNDAKCMKYLLINKFQFPEASILMLTEEERDPYRIPTKQNMRMALYWLVQGCQPGDSLVFHYSGHGSRQRNYNGDEVDGYDETLCPLDFETQGMIVDDEINASIVRPLPHGVKLHAIIDACHSGTVLDLPFLCRMNRSGQYGWEDHRPRSGVWKGSNGGEVISFSGCDDDQTSADTSALSKITSTGAMTFCFIQAIERGHGTTYGTILTAMRAAIRDAGSSGGSLGDGAVTSLISMLLTGGSVSTGGLRQEPQLTACEPFDVYAKPFSL